One Paenibacillus riograndensis SBR5 DNA segment encodes these proteins:
- a CDS encoding C40 family peptidase, with the protein MERAKMTLKSVKTIAAAVLLTSAMVSITACSYNKPGQKPKVNSVTPAGTLSGSYYEKSSFTDRQGKYWIPLKPAAASIGYRMKDDTASGGYAKIGYTDVMYMLHPDSAQVFSLGEKITLPDAPVRRNGQLYITPTALSKLLQTEVGWNPSTGEINIASPSDHKDSGHAGTTEQPKSLRIQSLSAADSSELVAYAKKYLGVPYEFGAGPYEETHRFDCSSFTRHVFKKFGVDLPRLAKDQDNLGRRVSRSELEIGDLIFFTVPGRFESDAIPGHVGIYIGNGKFIHTWGDPGVQISDLDSGYWSNVILHMQRVL; encoded by the coding sequence ATGGAGCGTGCCAAAATGACCTTGAAATCTGTTAAAACCATTGCCGCCGCTGTTTTGCTGACTTCGGCCATGGTATCTATTACCGCTTGCAGCTACAATAAACCCGGCCAGAAACCAAAGGTCAATTCCGTGACACCTGCCGGAACGCTCTCAGGGAGCTACTATGAAAAATCCTCCTTCACCGACAGGCAGGGGAAATATTGGATTCCTTTGAAACCTGCAGCAGCGTCCATCGGCTACCGGATGAAGGATGACACCGCCAGCGGCGGTTATGCCAAAATCGGTTATACCGACGTCATGTACATGCTTCACCCCGATTCTGCCCAGGTGTTCTCTTTGGGAGAAAAGATAACGCTGCCGGATGCCCCAGTGCGGAGGAATGGCCAGCTTTATATCACGCCAACGGCATTGTCCAAGCTGCTGCAAACAGAGGTCGGCTGGAACCCGAGTACCGGTGAGATCAACATTGCTTCCCCTTCGGACCATAAGGATAGCGGACATGCCGGGACAACTGAACAGCCAAAGTCCCTGCGTATTCAGAGTCTGTCTGCTGCGGACAGCAGCGAGCTGGTTGCCTACGCCAAGAAGTACCTGGGCGTCCCTTATGAATTCGGTGCAGGCCCGTACGAAGAGACCCACCGGTTCGACTGTTCCTCGTTCACCCGGCATGTCTTCAAAAAATTCGGGGTGGATCTGCCCCGTCTAGCCAAAGACCAGGATAATCTGGGCAGACGGGTCAGCCGCAGTGAACTTGAAATCGGCGATCTGATCTTCTTCACAGTGCCCGGGCGTTTTGAGAGTGATGCCATTCCGGGACATGTCGGCATCTATATCGGTAACGGCAAGTTCATTCATACCTGGGGTGATCCGGGCGTGCAGATCAGCGACCTGGACAGCGGCTATTGGAGCAATGTCATCCTGCATATGCAGAGAGTGCTCTAA
- a CDS encoding ABC transporter substrate-binding protein, with protein sequence MKTKKIWLGLSLSLMLAATACGTNNKTADSGSSDTKSYKIAISQYVEHPSLDATREGFLAALKDAGIVEGENLKVDLENAQADASNNLSIAQKIAADKNDLVLGIATPSAQALVQAGSKDTPVLFAAVTDPVDAKIVTDLEHPGGNVSGASDTNPEATTRLMTFISEQFPNVKKLGLIINEGEPNAVVMAETAKKELDKHGIELVKAAITNTSEVKQAAESLVGRVDALYITLDNSVVSAVDTIIQTANDNKIPFFSADRDTVEKGAFATVGFKYYDHGYQVGQMAVEVLKNGAKPGDMKVAMQEKLDLIINLKAAAAQGVEVTDAMKAKVSDPDNNIIQ encoded by the coding sequence ATGAAAACAAAAAAGATATGGCTTGGGTTAAGCCTAAGTCTGATGCTGGCGGCTACCGCCTGCGGCACAAACAATAAAACGGCAGACTCGGGAAGCTCTGACACGAAATCCTACAAAATTGCCATCTCCCAGTATGTAGAGCACCCCTCGCTGGATGCGACCAGAGAAGGATTCCTGGCGGCGCTGAAAGACGCCGGAATCGTGGAAGGCGAGAATCTGAAGGTGGATCTGGAGAATGCCCAGGCAGACGCATCCAATAACCTGTCCATCGCCCAAAAGATTGCCGCAGACAAAAATGATCTCGTGCTGGGGATTGCCACCCCTTCGGCACAGGCTTTAGTACAGGCGGGAAGCAAGGACACACCGGTGCTGTTCGCGGCAGTAACCGATCCGGTCGACGCCAAGATCGTAACGGATCTGGAGCATCCCGGCGGCAATGTATCCGGAGCGTCAGACACTAACCCGGAGGCGACCACCCGCCTGATGACCTTCATCTCCGAGCAGTTCCCAAATGTCAAAAAGCTGGGTCTGATCATCAATGAAGGGGAGCCGAATGCGGTAGTTATGGCTGAGACTGCGAAGAAAGAGCTGGACAAGCATGGCATCGAGCTGGTCAAAGCGGCAATCACCAACACTTCAGAAGTAAAACAGGCGGCAGAGTCGCTTGTTGGCCGTGTGGACGCTTTGTACATTACGCTGGACAACTCGGTCGTAAGCGCAGTTGACACGATCATTCAGACTGCCAATGATAACAAAATCCCTTTTTTCTCGGCAGACCGCGATACGGTGGAGAAGGGGGCTTTTGCAACCGTGGGCTTCAAATATTATGATCATGGCTACCAGGTAGGCCAGATGGCTGTGGAGGTGCTGAAGAACGGTGCCAAGCCGGGAGACATGAAGGTGGCTATGCAGGAGAAGCTGGATCTTATCATTAACTTAAAAGCTGCGGCGGCGCAAGGTGTTGAAGTGACGGATGCCATGAAGGCCAAAGTATCCGATCCGGACAACAATATTATTCAATAA
- a CDS encoding ABC transporter permease → MVDSILGAVEMGLLYAFMALGVYITFRILDFPDLTVDGSFTTGGAIAAVMITHGYSPWLATVCALAGGMAAGMCTGLLHTKGKINGLLSGILMMIALYSINLRILVKPNVSLMGEDSLFTSINPLLVMPFVMIAVKILLDLFLRTDLGLALRATGDNARMIRSFGVNTDTTTILGISLSNGMVALSGALIAQYSSFADSTMGIGMIVIGLASVIIGEAIFGAGNVFRATLAVVLGSIVYRIVVALALRVPWLQASDLKLITAIIVIIALVFPSIQRFMKQNRLARRRSIELANQALAKKGGAADAKA, encoded by the coding sequence ATGGTTGATTCAATACTTGGAGCCGTGGAAATGGGCTTGCTGTATGCTTTTATGGCTTTAGGGGTATATATTACATTCCGTATTCTTGATTTTCCGGATTTGACTGTGGATGGAAGCTTCACGACCGGCGGAGCGATTGCCGCAGTGATGATCACGCACGGCTATTCGCCATGGCTGGCAACGGTCTGTGCGCTGGCGGGAGGAATGGCAGCGGGGATGTGTACCGGACTGCTGCACACCAAGGGGAAGATTAATGGCCTGCTGTCCGGGATTCTGATGATGATAGCACTGTATTCCATTAACCTGCGGATTCTGGTGAAGCCCAATGTGTCTCTGATGGGGGAGGATTCCCTATTTACCTCCATTAATCCGCTGCTGGTGATGCCCTTTGTGATGATTGCCGTCAAAATCCTGCTGGATCTGTTCCTGCGCACCGATCTGGGTCTGGCCCTGCGGGCTACCGGAGACAATGCACGGATGATACGCAGCTTCGGGGTGAACACGGATACGACAACGATTCTTGGAATCAGCCTGTCCAATGGGATGGTGGCATTATCGGGTGCGCTGATCGCGCAATATTCTTCCTTTGCCGATTCCACAATGGGGATAGGCATGATCGTTATCGGGCTGGCTTCGGTCATAATCGGCGAGGCGATTTTTGGAGCCGGAAATGTGTTCCGGGCAACCCTGGCCGTCGTCCTGGGCTCCATCGTCTACCGTATCGTTGTGGCGCTGGCCCTGCGGGTTCCTTGGCTGCAGGCTTCGGATCTGAAGCTGATTACCGCAATCATTGTTATTATTGCACTGGTCTTCCCGTCGATCCAGCGTTTCATGAAGCAGAACCGCTTGGCGCGCAGACGCAGCATAGAGCTTGCCAATCAGGCGCTGGCTAAGAAAGGGGGGGCAGCGGATGCTAAAGCTTGA
- a CDS encoding ABC transporter ATP-binding protein — MLKLDHVSKLFNPGTPDEKIALLGIDLELRAGDFVTVIGSNGAGKSTLMNVISGVMKPDLGEVRIEGTSISGQSEFQRARWIGRVFQDPMAGTAPHMTIEENLAMAYKRGQSRGLSFGVSAARRTLFREQLSRLGIGLENRLRAKVGLLSGGERQALSLLMATFTQPQILLLDEHTAALDPARAELITRLTESIVRELKLTTLMVTHNMEQAIRLGNRLIMMDKGSIILDIDEDRKQDLTVERLLGEFEGISGHKLADDRMMLG, encoded by the coding sequence ATGCTAAAGCTTGACCATGTCTCCAAGCTGTTCAATCCGGGCACCCCGGATGAGAAAATCGCGCTGCTCGGTATTGACCTTGAGCTGCGGGCCGGTGATTTCGTAACCGTCATCGGCAGCAACGGTGCCGGGAAGTCCACACTGATGAATGTGATTTCCGGCGTAATGAAGCCTGATCTTGGAGAAGTGCGCATTGAGGGCACTTCGATCAGCGGACAGTCCGAATTCCAGCGGGCCCGCTGGATCGGACGGGTCTTTCAAGATCCAATGGCCGGCACGGCTCCGCATATGACGATCGAGGAGAATCTGGCGATGGCCTACAAGCGGGGCCAGAGCCGGGGCTTGTCCTTCGGCGTCTCGGCTGCACGCCGGACCCTGTTCCGGGAGCAGCTGAGCCGGCTTGGCATCGGCCTGGAGAACCGCCTGCGGGCTAAGGTAGGCCTGCTCTCCGGCGGAGAGCGGCAGGCGCTGAGCCTGCTTATGGCGACCTTCACCCAGCCGCAGATTCTGCTGCTGGATGAGCATACAGCCGCGCTTGATCCCGCGCGCGCGGAGCTGATCACCCGCTTAACCGAGTCCATCGTCCGTGAACTGAAGCTGACGACACTGATGGTTACCCATAACATGGAGCAGGCTATCCGTCTCGGAAACCGGCTGATTATGATGGATAAGGGAAGCATTATTCTGGACATCGATGAAGACCGCAAGCAGGATCTCACTGTAGAGCGGCTGCTCGGTGAATTCGAGGGCATCAGCGGACATAAGCTGGCGGATGACCGGATGATGCTGGGGTAA
- a CDS encoding sensor histidine kinase: MIMLISFLLLLSFLFSLIFLQYVYRIYDRQIYEKASEVLGMSSVSIENELKELEQLSFTVVADEQIQNCLRQLLDNPSPYERQVLHNRIINRLVAFAGAEKYVYSMILMDANDGVMTAGNREWLSETLQDQLRPLAIAGAGSNIWYTQGSKNSLLAVRQIKSYTGSTFTLDNLGTLVIRIRVERIIDDSTSIAGDGGQLIVVDKGTGRSVYPGEPLLLPGELAGEVQRPEAYRTVGYSKGTYFVAKTNSSYMDWTYINATPFNEMFRQITFVKRLVVIIFGCILLLGLLLGYRLARSIVRPVSKLTEKMRRIEKGDLDNLEEQALGFVSQTAQDEVSQLNRTFQMMIRRIRELIDENYAKQLVIRETELKALQAQINPHFLYNTLESINWLAKVNKQKQISDMVEALGFLLRSSIGLKDPLISLEKELSIVRSYVIIQRTRFEERLDFRLDVPDGLLDALVPKLTLQPLVENAIRYALEPNIEPCVISISISRTEDGLDLRVSDNGPGMTADFIRGLEQGRIQTRGEGIGLANIAERIQIVFGQEWGTEIESRPGEGTTIHVHIPYVRGEYRHVQTASGR, encoded by the coding sequence ATGATTATGCTGATTTCGTTTTTGCTGCTCCTGTCCTTTTTGTTCTCTTTAATCTTCCTCCAGTACGTCTACCGTATTTATGACCGCCAGATTTATGAGAAGGCTTCAGAGGTGCTGGGGATGTCCTCGGTCAGTATTGAGAACGAGCTGAAGGAGCTGGAGCAGCTGTCGTTCACGGTGGTGGCGGATGAACAAATTCAGAACTGCCTGCGGCAGCTTTTGGACAATCCTTCGCCTTATGAGAGGCAAGTGCTGCATAACAGGATTATCAACCGGCTTGTGGCCTTTGCGGGTGCGGAGAAATATGTCTATTCGATGATTCTGATGGATGCCAATGACGGTGTGATGACGGCCGGCAACCGGGAGTGGCTGTCTGAAACACTGCAGGATCAGCTCAGACCGCTCGCTATCGCAGGTGCCGGAAGCAACATCTGGTACACCCAGGGCAGTAAAAACTCACTGCTCGCCGTACGGCAGATTAAATCGTATACCGGGTCCACCTTCACCCTGGATAATCTGGGGACCCTTGTCATACGTATCCGCGTCGAGCGGATTATTGACGACAGCACCAGCATTGCCGGGGATGGCGGGCAACTGATCGTAGTGGATAAGGGGACCGGAAGGTCCGTTTATCCCGGAGAACCGCTGCTGCTCCCCGGGGAACTGGCCGGAGAAGTACAGCGCCCTGAAGCGTATAGGACCGTCGGCTACAGCAAGGGCACTTATTTTGTTGCCAAGACGAATTCCTCTTATATGGACTGGACCTACATCAATGCTACCCCGTTTAATGAAATGTTCCGGCAAATCACGTTTGTCAAAAGGCTGGTTGTGATTATTTTTGGCTGTATCCTGCTGTTGGGTCTGCTGCTGGGATACAGGCTTGCACGAAGTATAGTGCGGCCCGTCTCCAAGCTGACGGAGAAGATGCGGCGGATCGAAAAGGGGGACCTCGACAATCTGGAGGAGCAGGCGCTCGGTTTTGTCTCGCAGACTGCGCAGGATGAAGTAAGCCAGCTGAACCGGACCTTCCAAATGATGATCCGCCGCATCCGGGAGCTGATCGATGAGAATTATGCCAAGCAGCTGGTGATCCGGGAAACTGAATTGAAGGCGCTTCAGGCACAGATCAACCCCCATTTTCTGTACAATACGCTGGAATCCATCAATTGGCTGGCGAAGGTCAACAAACAGAAGCAGATATCAGATATGGTCGAAGCGCTGGGGTTCCTGCTGCGCAGCTCAATCGGACTGAAGGATCCGCTCATTTCATTGGAAAAGGAGCTGAGCATCGTCCGCAGCTATGTGATTATCCAGCGGACGCGCTTTGAGGAACGGCTTGATTTCCGGCTGGATGTGCCGGACGGTCTGCTGGATGCGCTGGTTCCCAAGCTCACCCTGCAGCCGCTGGTGGAGAATGCGATCCGTTATGCGCTGGAGCCGAACATCGAGCCGTGCGTCATTTCAATCTCCATTTCCCGCACGGAGGATGGCCTGGATCTGAGGGTCAGTGACAACGGGCCGGGCATGACCGCTGATTTCATCCGCGGGCTGGAGCAGGGCCGGATTCAGACACGCGGCGAGGGGATTGGACTGGCGAATATCGCGGAGCGCATCCAGATTGTTTTTGGGCAGGAATGGGGAACAGAGATTGAGAGCAGACCCGGCGAAGGCACGACGATTCATGTGCATATTCCGTATGTGAGAGGAGAATACAGACATGTACAAACTGCTTCTGGTAGATGA
- a CDS encoding response regulator yields MYKLLLVDDERLILEGISQVVDWAQAGTELAGTARNGIEALDQIERLRPDIVITDISMPGLDGLGLVERCSVHYPGLKFVMLTGYKDFDYACTAMQHGVKHYLLKPCNEQQIHEALTELVQELNELHSREQFMSDMKHRLTKVLPHVKAQFLKEWISNKTYGSRDLEYYQELFGIELGSKNVRLLLFRLEESFEYEHLFALQNIAGDLLSEVLLSTTIGSQLLILMEQPEEADNQRDLLERIAGVKEIFFNFYQIHVTIAVSDKGRMIHSRSLYRQTLQCMNHRFYLEEGSLITGSDIPADELSVHSEIDLGEEQICLLVKAGDQAAVQNELERLFGVLADQRFDINVTRSYVLQLYSAMIRLCSPDERSSFTSGLAELAALGTLGSLKAGVMRAAERLTAMYERHFVSRQSSIVDKMLRIIEADYGNSELSLGSVAAEMLYMNPDYLGKIFKKVTGEKFSNYVTNYRIGKASGHILHSGDVKVFELAELYGFGGNAQYFSQVFKKVTGKTPTDFMKPQ; encoded by the coding sequence ATGTACAAACTGCTTCTGGTAGATGATGAACGCTTGATTCTGGAGGGAATCTCCCAGGTGGTGGATTGGGCACAGGCGGGTACGGAGCTGGCGGGAACGGCACGCAACGGAATCGAAGCGCTGGACCAAATAGAGCGGCTTCGTCCGGACATCGTCATCACTGATATTTCCATGCCGGGGCTGGATGGACTTGGGCTTGTGGAGCGTTGCAGTGTACATTATCCGGGGCTAAAGTTTGTCATGCTGACCGGATACAAGGATTTCGATTATGCCTGCACTGCCATGCAGCATGGAGTAAAGCATTATCTGCTGAAGCCCTGCAATGAGCAGCAGATTCATGAGGCGCTGACTGAGCTGGTGCAGGAGCTGAACGAACTTCATAGCCGGGAGCAGTTCATGTCCGATATGAAGCATCGGCTGACCAAGGTGCTGCCGCATGTCAAAGCGCAGTTTCTGAAGGAATGGATATCCAACAAAACCTACGGCAGCCGTGACCTGGAATACTACCAGGAATTGTTCGGCATCGAGCTGGGCAGCAAAAACGTCCGGCTGCTCCTGTTCAGGCTGGAGGAATCCTTTGAGTATGAGCATTTGTTCGCCCTGCAAAATATTGCCGGGGATCTGCTGAGCGAGGTGCTTCTCAGCACGACGATCGGCTCACAGCTGCTGATTCTGATGGAACAGCCGGAAGAGGCAGACAATCAGCGTGATCTGCTGGAACGGATTGCCGGAGTGAAGGAAATCTTTTTTAACTTTTACCAAATCCATGTGACGATCGCCGTCAGCGACAAGGGAAGGATGATCCATTCACGTAGTCTTTACCGGCAGACGCTGCAGTGCATGAATCACCGCTTTTATCTGGAAGAAGGCAGTCTGATTACCGGGAGTGACATTCCTGCGGATGAACTCAGCGTACACAGCGAAATCGATCTCGGGGAAGAGCAGATCTGCCTGCTGGTTAAGGCCGGGGATCAAGCGGCTGTACAAAATGAGCTGGAGCGCTTATTCGGCGTGCTTGCGGACCAGCGGTTTGATATCAATGTGACACGTTCCTATGTGCTCCAGCTGTATTCAGCCATGATCCGCCTCTGCAGTCCGGACGAGCGCAGCAGCTTTACATCCGGGCTGGCAGAGCTGGCGGCGCTCGGTACACTGGGGAGTCTAAAGGCCGGGGTCATGCGCGCCGCAGAACGCCTTACAGCTATGTATGAACGCCATTTTGTCAGCCGCCAATCCTCCATTGTGGATAAAATGCTGCGGATAATTGAGGCGGATTACGGCAACTCAGAGCTGTCGCTCGGCTCGGTGGCTGCGGAGATGCTGTACATGAATCCCGATTACCTCGGGAAGATTTTCAAAAAGGTGACCGGCGAGAAATTCTCCAATTACGTCACCAATTACCGCATCGGCAAAGCCTCCGGGCATATTCTGCACAGCGGGGATGTGAAGGTGTTTGAGCTGGCGGAGCTGTATGGCTTTGGCGGGAACGCCCAATATTTCAGCCAGGTGTTCAAGAAGGTGACCGGGAAGACACCAACGGATTTCATGAAGCCGCAGTAG
- a CDS encoding ABC transporter substrate-binding protein, producing MKKRFALLAVPMLLSMLAGCGGNNNTPDSAATSTAGSQPAPATAASSSDPVTLRIAWWGGDTRHSYTQQVIDMYEAQNPNVKIEPEYASFDDYWKKLAPQAAANRLPDIVQMDVSYINQYGSNGQLEDMTPYLNKTVQVGDVNENVLGTGKIDGKQYGIPLGVNVLGFHYDPALLKKAGVDSIPDNWTWDQYKEIAMKAKAAGLYMDSSMAADIFFNYYLRTKGLSLYNTDGSALGYDDDALFRDFFGMLSDLIAKGAVPSQDKLSQNKGVIEEADVVKGTGIGIWQWSNQYVALQIAVNRPMELAQMPGPDMEKGLYMQPSMYWSVTANSKNKEEAAKFIDFWTNNVEANKLIKGERGVPISSKIKESLATELTEPGKQVFKFVADMEPKTSPMSPPVGSPEVVALLTDLAEQMNFGQITPDAAAVQFRKEASEILANR from the coding sequence TTGAAAAAAAGATTCGCATTATTGGCTGTTCCGATGCTGCTGTCCATGCTTGCCGGCTGCGGCGGCAATAACAACACTCCGGATTCTGCAGCGACCAGCACAGCCGGCAGCCAGCCAGCACCGGCAACGGCCGCAAGCTCTTCAGACCCAGTAACGCTGCGCATCGCCTGGTGGGGCGGGGATACACGCCATTCGTATACGCAGCAGGTTATTGACATGTATGAAGCCCAGAATCCCAATGTCAAGATCGAACCCGAATATGCATCGTTTGATGACTACTGGAAAAAGCTTGCTCCCCAAGCCGCGGCCAACCGCCTCCCCGACATCGTGCAGATGGACGTGTCCTATATTAATCAATATGGCTCCAACGGCCAATTGGAAGATATGACCCCTTACTTGAATAAAACGGTTCAGGTGGGGGATGTCAATGAAAACGTGCTCGGTACCGGCAAAATAGACGGCAAGCAGTACGGCATCCCGCTGGGGGTCAACGTACTGGGTTTCCATTATGATCCCGCGCTGCTGAAAAAAGCCGGTGTAGACTCGATTCCTGACAACTGGACCTGGGACCAGTACAAGGAGATTGCCATGAAAGCCAAGGCTGCCGGGCTCTATATGGACTCCTCAATGGCAGCGGATATTTTCTTCAACTACTATCTGCGCACCAAAGGGTTGTCACTCTATAACACTGACGGCTCCGCGCTGGGGTACGATGATGATGCGCTGTTCCGTGACTTTTTCGGCATGCTGTCCGATCTGATTGCCAAAGGAGCTGTCCCTTCACAGGACAAACTGAGCCAGAACAAGGGGGTTATCGAAGAGGCGGATGTTGTAAAGGGAACCGGAATCGGCATCTGGCAGTGGTCGAACCAGTATGTGGCGCTGCAAATCGCAGTGAACCGTCCGATGGAGCTGGCGCAAATGCCCGGTCCGGATATGGAAAAAGGCCTCTATATGCAGCCAAGCATGTACTGGTCAGTCACAGCCAACTCCAAAAACAAGGAAGAAGCCGCCAAATTCATTGATTTTTGGACCAACAACGTTGAAGCCAACAAGCTGATCAAGGGGGAGCGCGGCGTGCCGATCTCCAGCAAAATCAAGGAGTCCCTGGCTACGGAATTAACGGAACCCGGCAAGCAGGTATTCAAGTTCGTCGCGGATATGGAGCCAAAAACGTCGCCGATGAGTCCTCCTGTAGGCTCGCCTGAAGTGGTTGCCCTGCTGACCGACCTTGCGGAGCAAATGAACTTCGGGCAGATTACACCGGATGCAGCAGCCGTGCAGTTCCGCAAAGAGGCCAGCGAGATTCTTGCGAACCGCTAA
- a CDS encoding carbohydrate ABC transporter permease yields MGQRLRKNLTGYAFISPFIIGFLCFTLVPMAISLYLSFTKYNLFAPPRWIGFDNYIKMFTGDPKYVHSLKVTLLYVFIGVPLRLGFALFVAMILNTRSRMVGAYRTVYYLPSIIGGSVAVSIMWRNIFSDTGIINGMLGFFGLGPVSWFGNPNAALFMLITLSVWQFGSSMLIFLAGLKNISGEMYEAASVDGASFFRKFFKITLPLLSSVILFNMVMQTISAFMTFVPAYIISKGEGGPMDGTMLYSLYLFRQAFMFNNMGYASAMAWVMLLLVGIMTGILFKTSKSWVFYESGGGK; encoded by the coding sequence CTGGGCCAGCGGCTGCGCAAAAATCTGACGGGTTACGCTTTTATCAGTCCATTCATTATCGGCTTTTTATGCTTTACGCTGGTTCCGATGGCCATATCCCTGTACCTGTCTTTTACCAAATATAATCTGTTCGCCCCGCCGCGCTGGATCGGATTCGACAACTATATCAAAATGTTCACCGGCGATCCCAAATATGTGCATTCCCTGAAAGTCACGCTGCTGTATGTGTTCATCGGTGTGCCGCTCCGGCTGGGCTTCGCTTTGTTCGTGGCTATGATCCTGAATACCAGGTCCAGGATGGTGGGAGCGTACCGCACGGTGTATTATCTCCCTTCCATCATCGGGGGCAGCGTGGCTGTTTCCATCATGTGGCGCAATATTTTCAGTGATACCGGAATCATCAACGGCATGCTGGGCTTCTTCGGCCTGGGTCCGGTAAGCTGGTTCGGCAACCCGAATGCCGCGCTGTTCATGCTGATTACGCTGTCAGTCTGGCAGTTCGGGTCCTCCATGCTGATTTTCCTGGCCGGTCTGAAAAATATTTCGGGCGAGATGTATGAGGCGGCAAGTGTGGATGGAGCAAGCTTTTTCCGTAAATTCTTCAAAATCACGCTGCCGCTACTCAGCTCCGTCATCCTGTTCAATATGGTCATGCAGACCATCAGCGCATTCATGACTTTTGTGCCTGCTTATATCATCTCCAAAGGCGAAGGCGGTCCCATGGACGGTACGATGCTCTACTCCCTGTATTTATTCCGCCAGGCCTTCATGTTCAACAACATGGGATACGCCTCGGCTATGGCATGGGTGATGCTGCTGCTGGTCGGCATTATGACAGGCATTCTGTTCAAAACATCCAAGTCGTGGGTCTTCTACGAATCGGGGGGAGGGAAGTGA
- a CDS encoding carbohydrate ABC transporter permease produces the protein MANNKIKWPIYHILIGGLAVIMLYPILWMVLSSFKESRLVFVTAQTLLPHPWEWGNYAKGWEGVAGYSFGVFIKNSFVIVIVATFGAVFSSSLVAFGFARNKFIGHGLWFGIMMMTLMLPADVVLVPQYIIYTKLNWLDSIRPIVIPQFFGVPFFIFLMLQFIRTIPAELDEAATIDGCGKFRLYYKIILPLIRPSMATAAIFSFYWRWEDLLGPVLYLNSPSKYTVSMGLKMFLDSESVSNWGPMFAMSVLSLTPVMLIFFIFQKQIVDGISTSGLKG, from the coding sequence ATGGCGAACAATAAAATCAAATGGCCTATCTATCATATTCTCATCGGCGGGCTTGCTGTTATCATGCTGTACCCGATACTTTGGATGGTCCTCAGCTCCTTCAAGGAGAGCCGTCTCGTATTTGTGACCGCACAGACCCTGCTGCCGCATCCCTGGGAATGGGGTAATTACGCCAAAGGCTGGGAAGGTGTAGCCGGATACTCGTTTGGTGTGTTTATCAAAAACTCTTTTGTAATCGTTATCGTGGCTACGTTCGGCGCGGTTTTCTCTTCATCGCTGGTGGCGTTTGGCTTTGCCCGCAACAAATTTATCGGCCATGGCCTCTGGTTCGGGATCATGATGATGACGCTCATGCTGCCGGCAGATGTCGTGCTCGTTCCGCAATATATTATTTACACGAAGCTGAACTGGCTCGACAGCATCCGGCCGATCGTCATTCCGCAGTTCTTCGGGGTGCCGTTCTTTATCTTCCTGATGCTGCAGTTCATCCGCACCATTCCCGCCGAGCTGGATGAAGCGGCAACGATCGACGGCTGCGGCAAATTCAGGCTCTACTATAAAATCATTCTTCCGCTGATCCGTCCGTCGATGGCAACGGCGGCAATCTTCTCCTTCTACTGGCGTTGGGAGGATCTGCTGGGGCCTGTGCTGTATCTCAATTCACCTTCGAAATATACGGTGTCCATGGGGCTCAAAATGTTCCTCGACAGTGAGTCCGTATCCAACTGGGGCCCGATGTTCGCCATGTCCGTCCTGAGCCTTACACCGGTCATGCTGATCTTCTTCATCTTCCAGAAGCAGATTGTGGACGGCATCAGCACCAGCGGTTTGAAGGGCTAA